From Scatophagus argus isolate fScaArg1 chromosome 2, fScaArg1.pri, whole genome shotgun sequence, a single genomic window includes:
- the gtpbp1l gene encoding GTP binding protein 1, like isoform X3, giving the protein MASSVATEPTVCTGAIPTAESIVPACMFAPDRGCADDPSGGEGFEDGVGTNGESADHLDLSSKLVLVSPTAEQYDSLLRHLRERIDEGCGETIYVVGMGSDGGDYGLDDKDMEASIATVRSLCEQIEADLIWLRERTDTGGKIQDYLIRRRVGEQDFLEVRVAVVGNVDAGKSTLLGVLTHGELDNGRGFARQKLFRHKHEIESGRTSSVGNDILGFDQEGQVVNKPDSHGGSLDWTKICEKSSKVITFIDLAGHEKYLKTTVFGMTGHLPDFCMLMVGSNAGIVGMTKEHLGLALALNVPVFVVVTKIDMCPANILQETLKLLQRLLKSPGCRKIPVLVQNKDDVIVTASNFSSERMCPIFQISNVTGENMDLLKMFLNLLSSRTNFSNDEPAEFQIDDTYSVPGVGTVVSGTTLRGVIRLNDTLLLGPDPLGTFIPIAVKSIHRKRMPVREVRGGQTASFALKKIKRSSIRKGMVMVSPKLMPQATWEFEAEILVLHHPTTISPRYQAMVHCGSIRQTATILSMNKDCLRTGDKATVHFRFIKTPEYLHCDQKLVFREGRTKAVGTITKLLQSVNTQAAKAQQAKMQASKKTSKDGTVANEEAGSTARPPSPNTAQLPTVAEAEALCKDGDKENKGLLQFVTVEVVHSTRECQVKLLHFYHLLKVEDKNTF; this is encoded by the exons ATGGCGTCGTCAGTGGCGACAGAACCGACGGTATGCACGGGGGCAATACCGACGGCAGAGTCCATAGTGCCCGCTTGTATGTTTGCTCCGGATCGGGGATGTGCCGACGACCCATCCGGCGGAGAGGGCTTTGAAGACGGCGTGGGTACAAACGGCGAGTCCGCGGATCATTTAGACTTAAGCAGCAAG CTGGTTCTAGTGAGTCCAACAGCAGAACAATATGATTCTTTACTACGACATCTGAGGGAGCGGATAGATGAGGGCTGTGGAGAGACCATCTATGTGGTTGGAATGGGCTCAG ATGGAGGTGACTACGGTCTGGATGACAAGGACATGGAGGCGTCGATAGCCACGGTGCGGTCGCTGTGTGAACAGATTGAGGCTGACCTGATCTGGCTGCGAGAGAGGACAGACACCGGTGGAAAGATTCAAGACTACCTCATCCGCCGGCGTGTGGGCGAGCAGGATTTCCTGGAAGTCAG AGTGGCTGTGGTAGGGAATGTGGACGCCGGGAAGAGCACTCTGCTGGGGGTTTTGACCCACGGAGAGCTGGACAATGGCAGAGGCTTTGCTCGCCAGAAGCTcttcagacacaaacatgaaatagaGAGCGGCAGGACCAGCAGCGTGGGCAATGATATCCTTGGGTTTGACCAGGAGGGACAG GTGGTGAACAAGCCGGACAGCCATGGCGGCAGCCTAGACTGGACGAAGATCTGTGAGAAATCCTCAAAGGTCATCACCTTCATTGACCTGGCCGGCCACGAGAAGTACCTCAAGACCACCGTCTTCGGCATGACGGGACACTTGCCTGATTTCTGCATGCTCATG GTTGGCAGTAACGCTGGCATCGTTGGCATGACCAAAGAGCATCTGGGTCTGGCACTGGCCCTAAACGTGCCCGTGTTTGTGGTGGTTACTAAGATAGACATGTGTCCGGCCAACATCCTGCAAG AGACACTAAAATTATTACAGAGGTTATTAAAGTCTCCGGGCTGCAGGAAAATCCCCGTGTTGGTCCAGAACAAGGACGATGTCATCGTCACAGCCTCCAACTTCAGCTCTGAGAG GATGTGTCCAATCTTTCAAATTTCGAACGTGACGGGGGAGAACATGGACCTGCTGAAGATGTTTCTCAACCTCCTCTCTTCAAGGACCAACTTCAGCAACGACGAGCCGGCTGAGTTCCAAATAGACGACACGTACTCCGTACCG GGTGTGGGCACAGTGGTTTCGGGGACTACGTTACGTGGAGTGATTCGACTCAACGACACACTACTCTTAGGCCCAGACCCTCTGGGCACCTTCATCCCCATCGCTGTTAAATCCATCCACCGCAAGAGGATGCCTGTCAGAGAGGTCCGTGGAGGCCAGACAGCGTCCTTCGCCCTCAAAAAG ATCAAACGTTCATCGATAAGGAAAGGCATGGTGATGGTCTCTCCAAAGTTGATGCCACAGGCCACCTGGGAGTTTGAAGCTGAGATTTTGGTGCTGCACCACCCCACAACGATATCCCCGAGATACCAGGCCATGG TTCACTGCGGCAGCATCAGGCAGACGGCCACCATTCTGTCCATGAACAAAGACTGCCTACGGACAGGGGACAAGGCCACGGTCCACTTCCGCTTCATTAAGACTCCCGAGTACTTGCACTGTGACCAGAAACTGGTGTTCAGGGAGGGGCGCACCAAGGCCGTGGGCACCATCACAAAG CTTCTCCAATCAGTGAACACCCAAGCAGCTAAGGCCCAGCAGGCCAAGATGCAGGCCAGTAAGAAGACTTCTAAAGACGGCACAGTAGCCAATGAGGAGGCAGGATCAACAGCACGGCCGCCGAGTCCTAACACGGCGCAGCTGCCA ACAGTGGCAGAGGCAGAGGCTCTGTGTAAAGATGGCGACAAAGAAAACAAG GGTTTGCTGCAGTTTGTTACAGTGGAGGTGGTCCACTCCACCCGTGAATGTCAGGTGAAATTATTGCACTTTTATCACCTTCTGAAAGTagaagataaaaacacattttaa
- the gtpbp1l gene encoding GTP binding protein 1, like isoform X4: protein MASSVATEPTVCTGAIPTAESIVPACMFAPDRGCADDPSGGEGFEDGVGTNGESADHLDLSSKLVLVSPTAEQYDSLLRHLRERIDEGCGETIYVVGMGSDGGDYGLDDKDMEASIATVRSLCEQIEADLIWLRERTDTGGKIQDYLIRRRVGEQDFLEVRVAVVGNVDAGKSTLLGVLTHGELDNGRGFARQKLFRHKHEIESGRTSSVGNDILGFDQEGQVVNKPDSHGGSLDWTKICEKSSKVITFIDLAGHEKYLKTTVFGMTGHLPDFCMLMVGSNAGIVGMTKEHLGLALALNVPVFVVVTKIDMCPANILQETLKLLQRLLKSPGCRKIPVLVQNKDDVIVTASNFSSERMCPIFQISNVTGENMDLLKMFLNLLSSRTNFSNDEPAEFQIDDTYSVPGVGTVVSGTTLRGVIRLNDTLLLGPDPLGTFIPIAVKSIHRKRMPVREVRGGQTASFALKKIKRSSIRKGMVMVSPKLMPQATWEFEAEILVLHHPTTISPRYQAMVHCGSIRQTATILSMNKDCLRTGDKATVHFRFIKTPEYLHCDQKLVFREGRTKAVGTITKLLQSVNTQAAKAQQAKMQASKKTSKDGTVANEEAGSTARPPSPNTAQLPVQKQLRPVRGRNTGPLGEFPLKNTAFSSREVEDAGEAVRDIEGKA from the exons ATGGCGTCGTCAGTGGCGACAGAACCGACGGTATGCACGGGGGCAATACCGACGGCAGAGTCCATAGTGCCCGCTTGTATGTTTGCTCCGGATCGGGGATGTGCCGACGACCCATCCGGCGGAGAGGGCTTTGAAGACGGCGTGGGTACAAACGGCGAGTCCGCGGATCATTTAGACTTAAGCAGCAAG CTGGTTCTAGTGAGTCCAACAGCAGAACAATATGATTCTTTACTACGACATCTGAGGGAGCGGATAGATGAGGGCTGTGGAGAGACCATCTATGTGGTTGGAATGGGCTCAG ATGGAGGTGACTACGGTCTGGATGACAAGGACATGGAGGCGTCGATAGCCACGGTGCGGTCGCTGTGTGAACAGATTGAGGCTGACCTGATCTGGCTGCGAGAGAGGACAGACACCGGTGGAAAGATTCAAGACTACCTCATCCGCCGGCGTGTGGGCGAGCAGGATTTCCTGGAAGTCAG AGTGGCTGTGGTAGGGAATGTGGACGCCGGGAAGAGCACTCTGCTGGGGGTTTTGACCCACGGAGAGCTGGACAATGGCAGAGGCTTTGCTCGCCAGAAGCTcttcagacacaaacatgaaatagaGAGCGGCAGGACCAGCAGCGTGGGCAATGATATCCTTGGGTTTGACCAGGAGGGACAG GTGGTGAACAAGCCGGACAGCCATGGCGGCAGCCTAGACTGGACGAAGATCTGTGAGAAATCCTCAAAGGTCATCACCTTCATTGACCTGGCCGGCCACGAGAAGTACCTCAAGACCACCGTCTTCGGCATGACGGGACACTTGCCTGATTTCTGCATGCTCATG GTTGGCAGTAACGCTGGCATCGTTGGCATGACCAAAGAGCATCTGGGTCTGGCACTGGCCCTAAACGTGCCCGTGTTTGTGGTGGTTACTAAGATAGACATGTGTCCGGCCAACATCCTGCAAG AGACACTAAAATTATTACAGAGGTTATTAAAGTCTCCGGGCTGCAGGAAAATCCCCGTGTTGGTCCAGAACAAGGACGATGTCATCGTCACAGCCTCCAACTTCAGCTCTGAGAG GATGTGTCCAATCTTTCAAATTTCGAACGTGACGGGGGAGAACATGGACCTGCTGAAGATGTTTCTCAACCTCCTCTCTTCAAGGACCAACTTCAGCAACGACGAGCCGGCTGAGTTCCAAATAGACGACACGTACTCCGTACCG GGTGTGGGCACAGTGGTTTCGGGGACTACGTTACGTGGAGTGATTCGACTCAACGACACACTACTCTTAGGCCCAGACCCTCTGGGCACCTTCATCCCCATCGCTGTTAAATCCATCCACCGCAAGAGGATGCCTGTCAGAGAGGTCCGTGGAGGCCAGACAGCGTCCTTCGCCCTCAAAAAG ATCAAACGTTCATCGATAAGGAAAGGCATGGTGATGGTCTCTCCAAAGTTGATGCCACAGGCCACCTGGGAGTTTGAAGCTGAGATTTTGGTGCTGCACCACCCCACAACGATATCCCCGAGATACCAGGCCATGG TTCACTGCGGCAGCATCAGGCAGACGGCCACCATTCTGTCCATGAACAAAGACTGCCTACGGACAGGGGACAAGGCCACGGTCCACTTCCGCTTCATTAAGACTCCCGAGTACTTGCACTGTGACCAGAAACTGGTGTTCAGGGAGGGGCGCACCAAGGCCGTGGGCACCATCACAAAG CTTCTCCAATCAGTGAACACCCAAGCAGCTAAGGCCCAGCAGGCCAAGATGCAGGCCAGTAAGAAGACTTCTAAAGACGGCACAGTAGCCAATGAGGAGGCAGGATCAACAGCACGGCCGCCGAGTCCTAACACGGCGCAGCTGCCA gtccaAAAGCAGCTCAGGCCTGTCAGGGGGAGgaacacaggacctctgggggaATTTCCCCTgaagaacactgcatt CTCAAGTCGGGAGGTGGAGGACGCCGGCGAGGCGGTCAGAGACATCGAGGGAAAGGCCTGA
- the LOC124050815 gene encoding beta-galactoside-binding lectin-like: protein MKVDNLGFVEGNELKVRVKPCDDCNSFSVNIGHDSENIAMHFNPRFESCGDVNTIVFNSKSGGCWGDEHREGNFPFARGEECKFYINFNNEQFYIKLPDGSMVNFPNRLADVKYDYFEICGNAKCTGVKMN, encoded by the exons ATG AAAGTCGACAACTTAGGATTCGTGGAGGGGAATGAGTTGAAGGTTCGCGTCAAGCCTTGTGACGACTGCAACTC CTTTTCTGTCAACATCGGTCACGATTCGGAGAACATCGCAATGCACTTCAACCCTCGATTCGAAAGTTGCGGTGACGTCAACACCATCGTCTTCAACTCCAAGTCTGGGGGTTGCTGGGGTGACGAGCACAGGGAGGGAAATTTCCCCTTTGCACGTGGGGAGGAATGCAAG ttttacaTCAACTTCAACAATGAGCAGTTTTACATCAAACTTCCTGATGGCTCCATGGTGAACTTCCCCAACCGACTCGCAGATGTCAAGTACGACTACTTTGAAATCTGCGGCAATGCAAAGTGCACGGGTGTCAAGATGAATTAG
- the gtpbp1l gene encoding GTP binding protein 1, like isoform X5 gives MASSVATEPTVCTGAIPTAESIVPACMFAPDRGCADDPSGGEGFEDGVGTNGESADHLDLSSKLVLVSPTAEQYDSLLRHLRERIDEGCGETIYVVGMGSDGGDYGLDDKDMEASIATVRSLCEQIEADLIWLRERTDTGGKIQDYLIRRRVGEQDFLEVRVAVVGNVDAGKSTLLGVLTHGELDNGRGFARQKLFRHKHEIESGRTSSVGNDILGFDQEGQVVNKPDSHGGSLDWTKICEKSSKVITFIDLAGHEKYLKTTVFGMTGHLPDFCMLMVGSNAGIVGMTKEHLGLALALNVPVFVVVTKIDMCPANILQETLKLLQRLLKSPGCRKIPVLVQNKDDVIVTASNFSSERMCPIFQISNVTGENMDLLKMFLNLLSSRTNFSNDEPAEFQIDDTYSVPGVGTVVSGTTLRGVIRLNDTLLLGPDPLGTFIPIAVKSIHRKRMPVREVRGGQTASFALKKIKRSSIRKGMVMVSPKLMPQATWEFEAEILVLHHPTTISPRYQAMVHCGSIRQTATILSMNKDCLRTGDKATVHFRFIKTPEYLHCDQKLVFREGRTKAVGTITKLLQSVNTQAAKAQQAKMQASKKTSKDGTVANEEAGSTARPPSPNTAQLPLKSGGGGRRRGGQRHRGKGLNAAAPISTAVPAGAAGTA, from the exons ATGGCGTCGTCAGTGGCGACAGAACCGACGGTATGCACGGGGGCAATACCGACGGCAGAGTCCATAGTGCCCGCTTGTATGTTTGCTCCGGATCGGGGATGTGCCGACGACCCATCCGGCGGAGAGGGCTTTGAAGACGGCGTGGGTACAAACGGCGAGTCCGCGGATCATTTAGACTTAAGCAGCAAG CTGGTTCTAGTGAGTCCAACAGCAGAACAATATGATTCTTTACTACGACATCTGAGGGAGCGGATAGATGAGGGCTGTGGAGAGACCATCTATGTGGTTGGAATGGGCTCAG ATGGAGGTGACTACGGTCTGGATGACAAGGACATGGAGGCGTCGATAGCCACGGTGCGGTCGCTGTGTGAACAGATTGAGGCTGACCTGATCTGGCTGCGAGAGAGGACAGACACCGGTGGAAAGATTCAAGACTACCTCATCCGCCGGCGTGTGGGCGAGCAGGATTTCCTGGAAGTCAG AGTGGCTGTGGTAGGGAATGTGGACGCCGGGAAGAGCACTCTGCTGGGGGTTTTGACCCACGGAGAGCTGGACAATGGCAGAGGCTTTGCTCGCCAGAAGCTcttcagacacaaacatgaaatagaGAGCGGCAGGACCAGCAGCGTGGGCAATGATATCCTTGGGTTTGACCAGGAGGGACAG GTGGTGAACAAGCCGGACAGCCATGGCGGCAGCCTAGACTGGACGAAGATCTGTGAGAAATCCTCAAAGGTCATCACCTTCATTGACCTGGCCGGCCACGAGAAGTACCTCAAGACCACCGTCTTCGGCATGACGGGACACTTGCCTGATTTCTGCATGCTCATG GTTGGCAGTAACGCTGGCATCGTTGGCATGACCAAAGAGCATCTGGGTCTGGCACTGGCCCTAAACGTGCCCGTGTTTGTGGTGGTTACTAAGATAGACATGTGTCCGGCCAACATCCTGCAAG AGACACTAAAATTATTACAGAGGTTATTAAAGTCTCCGGGCTGCAGGAAAATCCCCGTGTTGGTCCAGAACAAGGACGATGTCATCGTCACAGCCTCCAACTTCAGCTCTGAGAG GATGTGTCCAATCTTTCAAATTTCGAACGTGACGGGGGAGAACATGGACCTGCTGAAGATGTTTCTCAACCTCCTCTCTTCAAGGACCAACTTCAGCAACGACGAGCCGGCTGAGTTCCAAATAGACGACACGTACTCCGTACCG GGTGTGGGCACAGTGGTTTCGGGGACTACGTTACGTGGAGTGATTCGACTCAACGACACACTACTCTTAGGCCCAGACCCTCTGGGCACCTTCATCCCCATCGCTGTTAAATCCATCCACCGCAAGAGGATGCCTGTCAGAGAGGTCCGTGGAGGCCAGACAGCGTCCTTCGCCCTCAAAAAG ATCAAACGTTCATCGATAAGGAAAGGCATGGTGATGGTCTCTCCAAAGTTGATGCCACAGGCCACCTGGGAGTTTGAAGCTGAGATTTTGGTGCTGCACCACCCCACAACGATATCCCCGAGATACCAGGCCATGG TTCACTGCGGCAGCATCAGGCAGACGGCCACCATTCTGTCCATGAACAAAGACTGCCTACGGACAGGGGACAAGGCCACGGTCCACTTCCGCTTCATTAAGACTCCCGAGTACTTGCACTGTGACCAGAAACTGGTGTTCAGGGAGGGGCGCACCAAGGCCGTGGGCACCATCACAAAG CTTCTCCAATCAGTGAACACCCAAGCAGCTAAGGCCCAGCAGGCCAAGATGCAGGCCAGTAAGAAGACTTCTAAAGACGGCACAGTAGCCAATGAGGAGGCAGGATCAACAGCACGGCCGCCGAGTCCTAACACGGCGCAGCTGCCA CTCAAGTCGGGAGGTGGAGGACGCCGGCGAGGCGGTCAGAGACATCGAGGGAAAGGCCTGAACGCTGCTGCGCCGATCTCTACGGCCGTgcctgcaggagcagcagggacAGCCTAA
- the gtpbp1l gene encoding GTP binding protein 1, like isoform X1, producing MASSVATEPTVCTGAIPTAESIVPACMFAPDRGCADDPSGGEGFEDGVGTNGESADHLDLSSKLVLVSPTAEQYDSLLRHLRERIDEGCGETIYVVGMGSDGGDYGLDDKDMEASIATVRSLCEQIEADLIWLRERTDTGGKIQDYLIRRRVGEQDFLEVRVAVVGNVDAGKSTLLGVLTHGELDNGRGFARQKLFRHKHEIESGRTSSVGNDILGFDQEGQVVNKPDSHGGSLDWTKICEKSSKVITFIDLAGHEKYLKTTVFGMTGHLPDFCMLMVGSNAGIVGMTKEHLGLALALNVPVFVVVTKIDMCPANILQETLKLLQRLLKSPGCRKIPVLVQNKDDVIVTASNFSSERMCPIFQISNVTGENMDLLKMFLNLLSSRTNFSNDEPAEFQIDDTYSVPGVGTVVSGTTLRGVIRLNDTLLLGPDPLGTFIPIAVKSIHRKRMPVREVRGGQTASFALKKIKRSSIRKGMVMVSPKLMPQATWEFEAEILVLHHPTTISPRYQAMVHCGSIRQTATILSMNKDCLRTGDKATVHFRFIKTPEYLHCDQKLVFREGRTKAVGTITKLLQSVNTQAAKAQQAKMQASKKTSKDGTVANEEAGSTARPPSPNTAQLPTVAEAEALCKDGDKENKVQKQLRPVRGRNTGPLGEFPLKNTAFSSREVEDAGEAVRDIEGKA from the exons ATGGCGTCGTCAGTGGCGACAGAACCGACGGTATGCACGGGGGCAATACCGACGGCAGAGTCCATAGTGCCCGCTTGTATGTTTGCTCCGGATCGGGGATGTGCCGACGACCCATCCGGCGGAGAGGGCTTTGAAGACGGCGTGGGTACAAACGGCGAGTCCGCGGATCATTTAGACTTAAGCAGCAAG CTGGTTCTAGTGAGTCCAACAGCAGAACAATATGATTCTTTACTACGACATCTGAGGGAGCGGATAGATGAGGGCTGTGGAGAGACCATCTATGTGGTTGGAATGGGCTCAG ATGGAGGTGACTACGGTCTGGATGACAAGGACATGGAGGCGTCGATAGCCACGGTGCGGTCGCTGTGTGAACAGATTGAGGCTGACCTGATCTGGCTGCGAGAGAGGACAGACACCGGTGGAAAGATTCAAGACTACCTCATCCGCCGGCGTGTGGGCGAGCAGGATTTCCTGGAAGTCAG AGTGGCTGTGGTAGGGAATGTGGACGCCGGGAAGAGCACTCTGCTGGGGGTTTTGACCCACGGAGAGCTGGACAATGGCAGAGGCTTTGCTCGCCAGAAGCTcttcagacacaaacatgaaatagaGAGCGGCAGGACCAGCAGCGTGGGCAATGATATCCTTGGGTTTGACCAGGAGGGACAG GTGGTGAACAAGCCGGACAGCCATGGCGGCAGCCTAGACTGGACGAAGATCTGTGAGAAATCCTCAAAGGTCATCACCTTCATTGACCTGGCCGGCCACGAGAAGTACCTCAAGACCACCGTCTTCGGCATGACGGGACACTTGCCTGATTTCTGCATGCTCATG GTTGGCAGTAACGCTGGCATCGTTGGCATGACCAAAGAGCATCTGGGTCTGGCACTGGCCCTAAACGTGCCCGTGTTTGTGGTGGTTACTAAGATAGACATGTGTCCGGCCAACATCCTGCAAG AGACACTAAAATTATTACAGAGGTTATTAAAGTCTCCGGGCTGCAGGAAAATCCCCGTGTTGGTCCAGAACAAGGACGATGTCATCGTCACAGCCTCCAACTTCAGCTCTGAGAG GATGTGTCCAATCTTTCAAATTTCGAACGTGACGGGGGAGAACATGGACCTGCTGAAGATGTTTCTCAACCTCCTCTCTTCAAGGACCAACTTCAGCAACGACGAGCCGGCTGAGTTCCAAATAGACGACACGTACTCCGTACCG GGTGTGGGCACAGTGGTTTCGGGGACTACGTTACGTGGAGTGATTCGACTCAACGACACACTACTCTTAGGCCCAGACCCTCTGGGCACCTTCATCCCCATCGCTGTTAAATCCATCCACCGCAAGAGGATGCCTGTCAGAGAGGTCCGTGGAGGCCAGACAGCGTCCTTCGCCCTCAAAAAG ATCAAACGTTCATCGATAAGGAAAGGCATGGTGATGGTCTCTCCAAAGTTGATGCCACAGGCCACCTGGGAGTTTGAAGCTGAGATTTTGGTGCTGCACCACCCCACAACGATATCCCCGAGATACCAGGCCATGG TTCACTGCGGCAGCATCAGGCAGACGGCCACCATTCTGTCCATGAACAAAGACTGCCTACGGACAGGGGACAAGGCCACGGTCCACTTCCGCTTCATTAAGACTCCCGAGTACTTGCACTGTGACCAGAAACTGGTGTTCAGGGAGGGGCGCACCAAGGCCGTGGGCACCATCACAAAG CTTCTCCAATCAGTGAACACCCAAGCAGCTAAGGCCCAGCAGGCCAAGATGCAGGCCAGTAAGAAGACTTCTAAAGACGGCACAGTAGCCAATGAGGAGGCAGGATCAACAGCACGGCCGCCGAGTCCTAACACGGCGCAGCTGCCA ACAGTGGCAGAGGCAGAGGCTCTGTGTAAAGATGGCGACAAAGAAAACAAG gtccaAAAGCAGCTCAGGCCTGTCAGGGGGAGgaacacaggacctctgggggaATTTCCCCTgaagaacactgcatt CTCAAGTCGGGAGGTGGAGGACGCCGGCGAGGCGGTCAGAGACATCGAGGGAAAGGCCTGA
- the gtpbp1l gene encoding GTP binding protein 1, like isoform X2, translating into MASSVATEPTVCTGAIPTAESIVPACMFAPDRGCADDPSGGEGFEDGVGTNGESADHLDLSSKLVLVSPTAEQYDSLLRHLRERIDEGCGETIYVVGMGSDGGDYGLDDKDMEASIATVRSLCEQIEADLIWLRERTDTGGKIQDYLIRRRVGEQDFLEVRVAVVGNVDAGKSTLLGVLTHGELDNGRGFARQKLFRHKHEIESGRTSSVGNDILGFDQEGQVVNKPDSHGGSLDWTKICEKSSKVITFIDLAGHEKYLKTTVFGMTGHLPDFCMLMVGSNAGIVGMTKEHLGLALALNVPVFVVVTKIDMCPANILQETLKLLQRLLKSPGCRKIPVLVQNKDDVIVTASNFSSERMCPIFQISNVTGENMDLLKMFLNLLSSRTNFSNDEPAEFQIDDTYSVPGVGTVVSGTTLRGVIRLNDTLLLGPDPLGTFIPIAVKSIHRKRMPVREVRGGQTASFALKKIKRSSIRKGMVMVSPKLMPQATWEFEAEILVLHHPTTISPRYQAMVHCGSIRQTATILSMNKDCLRTGDKATVHFRFIKTPEYLHCDQKLVFREGRTKAVGTITKLLQSVNTQAAKAQQAKMQASKKTSKDGTVANEEAGSTARPPSPNTAQLPTVAEAEALCKDGDKENKLKSGGGGRRRGGQRHRGKGLNAAAPISTAVPAGAAGTA; encoded by the exons ATGGCGTCGTCAGTGGCGACAGAACCGACGGTATGCACGGGGGCAATACCGACGGCAGAGTCCATAGTGCCCGCTTGTATGTTTGCTCCGGATCGGGGATGTGCCGACGACCCATCCGGCGGAGAGGGCTTTGAAGACGGCGTGGGTACAAACGGCGAGTCCGCGGATCATTTAGACTTAAGCAGCAAG CTGGTTCTAGTGAGTCCAACAGCAGAACAATATGATTCTTTACTACGACATCTGAGGGAGCGGATAGATGAGGGCTGTGGAGAGACCATCTATGTGGTTGGAATGGGCTCAG ATGGAGGTGACTACGGTCTGGATGACAAGGACATGGAGGCGTCGATAGCCACGGTGCGGTCGCTGTGTGAACAGATTGAGGCTGACCTGATCTGGCTGCGAGAGAGGACAGACACCGGTGGAAAGATTCAAGACTACCTCATCCGCCGGCGTGTGGGCGAGCAGGATTTCCTGGAAGTCAG AGTGGCTGTGGTAGGGAATGTGGACGCCGGGAAGAGCACTCTGCTGGGGGTTTTGACCCACGGAGAGCTGGACAATGGCAGAGGCTTTGCTCGCCAGAAGCTcttcagacacaaacatgaaatagaGAGCGGCAGGACCAGCAGCGTGGGCAATGATATCCTTGGGTTTGACCAGGAGGGACAG GTGGTGAACAAGCCGGACAGCCATGGCGGCAGCCTAGACTGGACGAAGATCTGTGAGAAATCCTCAAAGGTCATCACCTTCATTGACCTGGCCGGCCACGAGAAGTACCTCAAGACCACCGTCTTCGGCATGACGGGACACTTGCCTGATTTCTGCATGCTCATG GTTGGCAGTAACGCTGGCATCGTTGGCATGACCAAAGAGCATCTGGGTCTGGCACTGGCCCTAAACGTGCCCGTGTTTGTGGTGGTTACTAAGATAGACATGTGTCCGGCCAACATCCTGCAAG AGACACTAAAATTATTACAGAGGTTATTAAAGTCTCCGGGCTGCAGGAAAATCCCCGTGTTGGTCCAGAACAAGGACGATGTCATCGTCACAGCCTCCAACTTCAGCTCTGAGAG GATGTGTCCAATCTTTCAAATTTCGAACGTGACGGGGGAGAACATGGACCTGCTGAAGATGTTTCTCAACCTCCTCTCTTCAAGGACCAACTTCAGCAACGACGAGCCGGCTGAGTTCCAAATAGACGACACGTACTCCGTACCG GGTGTGGGCACAGTGGTTTCGGGGACTACGTTACGTGGAGTGATTCGACTCAACGACACACTACTCTTAGGCCCAGACCCTCTGGGCACCTTCATCCCCATCGCTGTTAAATCCATCCACCGCAAGAGGATGCCTGTCAGAGAGGTCCGTGGAGGCCAGACAGCGTCCTTCGCCCTCAAAAAG ATCAAACGTTCATCGATAAGGAAAGGCATGGTGATGGTCTCTCCAAAGTTGATGCCACAGGCCACCTGGGAGTTTGAAGCTGAGATTTTGGTGCTGCACCACCCCACAACGATATCCCCGAGATACCAGGCCATGG TTCACTGCGGCAGCATCAGGCAGACGGCCACCATTCTGTCCATGAACAAAGACTGCCTACGGACAGGGGACAAGGCCACGGTCCACTTCCGCTTCATTAAGACTCCCGAGTACTTGCACTGTGACCAGAAACTGGTGTTCAGGGAGGGGCGCACCAAGGCCGTGGGCACCATCACAAAG CTTCTCCAATCAGTGAACACCCAAGCAGCTAAGGCCCAGCAGGCCAAGATGCAGGCCAGTAAGAAGACTTCTAAAGACGGCACAGTAGCCAATGAGGAGGCAGGATCAACAGCACGGCCGCCGAGTCCTAACACGGCGCAGCTGCCA ACAGTGGCAGAGGCAGAGGCTCTGTGTAAAGATGGCGACAAAGAAAACAAG CTCAAGTCGGGAGGTGGAGGACGCCGGCGAGGCGGTCAGAGACATCGAGGGAAAGGCCTGAACGCTGCTGCGCCGATCTCTACGGCCGTgcctgcaggagcagcagggacAGCCTAA